The following are encoded together in the Blautia obeum ATCC 29174 genome:
- a CDS encoding LCP family protein, translating to MRITKKQDRMPGIILTILLFVAEIAFTVLLLYTNLLSAKYIGIVFAVLLVLLLIDHLLIRKFRKQIRFWIGIILMVIILAVLGIASFYIYKTVSALDDITGVNKEITEINVYVKQDDAAQSLMDAASYSFGILADLDRENTDTALQQMASETGGEVSTKEYSSLTELADGLLKGDCQAIVLNRAYLDVFDEIDNYASFSSQIREIASEQVEKLVERNTPAPVQTDVQAEDSSDTTQDAAVTDQIYTIFVSGIDTRGDITASSRSDVNIVLTVNARTKQVLMISTPRDYYVPLSISNGVPDKLTHAGIYGINVCMDTLNMLYDTDINYYFRLNFAGFVQIIDALGGITVDSDYDFTTQNSSGYHFTKGPNQVNGDQALAFCRERYAFSAGDRQRGKDQMKVIQGVINKATSPDILKNYLSLLDSLSGCFETNIPYDVITSLVKQQLDEGGSWQVLSYSVDGTGDTQKPYSMSQKAYVMVPDQTTVDKAKTLMQKVRQGFMLSEADVSAQ from the coding sequence ATGAGAATAACCAAAAAACAGGATCGCATGCCAGGAATCATCTTAACTATTTTACTATTTGTTGCAGAAATAGCGTTTACTGTATTGCTGCTCTATACAAACCTGCTTTCTGCCAAGTACATTGGTATCGTATTTGCAGTATTACTTGTTTTACTTCTGATCGATCATCTTCTGATTCGAAAATTCCGTAAACAGATTCGTTTCTGGATTGGAATCATATTGATGGTTATCATTCTTGCCGTTCTTGGAATTGCAAGTTTTTATATTTATAAAACAGTATCTGCACTTGATGATATTACAGGTGTTAATAAAGAGATCACCGAAATCAATGTATATGTCAAACAGGATGATGCAGCCCAGAGCCTTATGGATGCAGCCAGTTATTCATTTGGTATTCTGGCAGATCTCGATCGAGAAAACACAGACACTGCATTACAACAGATGGCAAGTGAGACCGGTGGGGAAGTAAGTACCAAAGAATACAGCAGCCTTACAGAACTTGCCGATGGACTTCTGAAAGGCGACTGTCAGGCAATCGTTCTTAACAGAGCATATCTGGATGTTTTTGATGAAATTGACAATTATGCAAGCTTTTCTTCTCAGATCCGTGAAATTGCATCTGAACAGGTAGAAAAACTGGTAGAACGTAATACTCCGGCACCGGTTCAGACAGATGTACAGGCAGAGGATTCTTCAGACACAACCCAGGATGCAGCTGTAACAGATCAGATTTATACGATTTTTGTCAGTGGTATCGATACACGGGGCGATATTACAGCTTCAAGTCGAAGTGATGTAAATATCGTCCTTACAGTCAATGCGCGGACCAAACAGGTATTGATGATTTCCACCCCACGAGATTATTATGTACCACTTTCTATTTCCAATGGAGTACCGGATAAACTTACACATGCAGGAATCTATGGTATCAACGTATGTATGGATACGCTGAATATGCTTTATGATACAGATATCAATTATTATTTCCGCCTGAATTTTGCCGGATTTGTGCAGATCATTGATGCACTTGGCGGAATTACCGTTGATTCTGATTATGATTTTACGACACAGAACAGTTCCGGTTATCATTTTACTAAAGGTCCTAATCAGGTAAATGGTGATCAGGCTCTTGCTTTCTGCCGCGAAAGATATGCATTTTCTGCCGGTGACCGTCAGCGAGGCAAAGACCAGATGAAAGTAATTCAGGGTGTTATCAATAAGGCAACCTCTCCGGATATCCTGAAAAATTATCTTTCACTTCTGGACAGCCTTTCCGGATGTTTTGAAACAAATATTCCATATGACGTTATTACCTCTCTGGTAAAACAGCAGCTCGATGAGGGCGGCAGCTGGCAGGTTCTTTCCTACAGTGTAGACGGTACAGGGGATACACAGAAGCCATATTCCATGAGTCAGAAAGCTTATGTTATGGTTCCTGATCAGACAACTGTTGACAAAGCCAAAACACTTATGCAGAAAGTTCGTCAGGGCTTCATGCTTTCTGAGGCAGATGTTTCTGCTCAGTAG
- a CDS encoding YveK family protein has protein sequence MEQQNLQDNTDIEIDVLELFHVLLNKFWIILLAGIIAGLAFIGGTILFITPQYESTTKMYVLSKQDNNTLTQQDMQTSLSLTKDYAELIKSRTVTEGVIAQLNLDLTHEELLKKMTVDSATDTRILSITVTDADPYEACKIANAIRDVAANHIKNVMDIDAVNVVETANIPDQQSSPSISKNGIIGVLLGVLLSVAIILIAYISNDTVKTQEDVEKYLGLSVLGTIPLTETDRKKKKKKQKQKRARGRR, from the coding sequence ATGGAACAGCAGAATTTACAAGACAATACCGATATTGAAATTGATGTGTTAGAATTATTCCATGTATTATTAAACAAGTTCTGGATCATTCTTCTGGCAGGAATCATTGCAGGACTTGCTTTTATTGGTGGAACAATTCTTTTTATTACGCCACAATATGAATCTACTACAAAAATGTACGTGTTAAGTAAGCAGGACAACAATACACTTACTCAGCAGGATATGCAGACAAGTTTGTCTCTGACAAAAGACTATGCAGAACTGATCAAAAGCCGTACAGTTACTGAAGGTGTGATCGCGCAGTTAAATCTTGATCTCACACATGAAGAACTTCTGAAAAAAATGACAGTAGATTCTGCAACAGATACTCGTATTCTTTCAATCACTGTAACAGATGCAGACCCTTATGAAGCATGCAAGATTGCCAATGCTATCAGAGATGTTGCTGCAAACCATATTAAAAATGTAATGGATATTGATGCCGTAAATGTTGTTGAAACAGCGAACATTCCGGATCAGCAGTCAAGTCCAAGTATCAGTAAAAATGGTATTATCGGTGTACTCCTTGGCGTACTCTTGTCTGTTGCGATCATCTTGATCGCATATATTTCCAACGATACTGTGAAGACACAGGAAGATGTCGAAAAATATCTTGGTCTCAGTGTTCTGGGTACGATCCCGTTAACTGAAACAGATCGTAAAAAGAAAAAGAAAAAACAGAAACAGAAAAGAGCCAGAGGGAGAAGATAA
- a CDS encoding polysaccharide biosynthesis tyrosine autokinase codes for MKEVNIYRQELDYSANESYKSLRTNLLFCGEDKKVIAVTSCTPNEGKSTVSLNLALSLADSGKKVLFIDADLRKSVLMGRTEVEGEEIKGLSHLLSHQETIENVICATNVPRFHIIYAGTVPPNPAELLGSKYFKRFLSAIRKVYDYVIIDTPPLGSVIDSAVIADECDGSIIVMESGVISYRFAQDVKGQLEKCNCPILGVILNKVDMSKQGYYGKYYGKYYGKYGDKKTEKK; via the coding sequence ATGAAAGAAGTTAATATTTATCGTCAGGAACTGGATTACAGTGCAAACGAATCCTATAAATCATTACGTACAAACCTTTTATTCTGTGGTGAAGACAAAAAAGTGATCGCAGTTACAAGCTGTACACCAAATGAAGGAAAAAGTACAGTCTCTCTGAATCTTGCTTTATCTCTGGCAGATTCAGGAAAAAAAGTTCTTTTTATTGATGCTGACCTTCGTAAATCTGTGCTTATGGGACGTACAGAAGTAGAAGGAGAGGAGATCAAGGGACTGTCACATCTTCTTTCCCATCAGGAAACGATTGAAAATGTTATTTGTGCTACAAATGTTCCACGTTTTCATATTATTTATGCAGGAACTGTTCCGCCGAACCCGGCAGAACTTCTCGGTAGCAAATATTTCAAACGATTTTTATCTGCGATCAGAAAAGTTTATGACTATGTGATCATTGATACACCGCCACTTGGAAGTGTTATTGACAGTGCAGTCATTGCAGATGAATGTGACGGATCCATTATAGTCATGGAATCCGGTGTGATCAGTTATCGTTTCGCTCAGGATGTAAAAGGCCAGCTTGAAAAATGTAACTGCCCAATACTTGGTGTAATATTAAATAAGGTTGACATGAGCAAGCAGGGGTATTATGGTAAGTATTATGGTAAGTATTATGGCAAGTACGGTGACAAGAAAACCGAAAAGAAATAA
- the tyrS gene encoding tyrosine--tRNA ligase, translating into MTVWEELKARGLIAQVTDEDEIKEMVNNGKATFYIGFDPTADSLHVGHFMALCLMKRLQMAGNRPIALLGGGTGMIGDPSGRTDMRQMMTKETIQHNIDCFKKQMSRFIDFSDGKALMVNNADWLLNLNYVDLLRDVGAHFSVNRMLTAECYKQRMERGLSFLEFNYMIMQSYDFYMLYQKYGCNMQFGGDDQWSNMLGGTELIRRKLGKDAYAMTITLLLNSEGKKMGKTQSGAVWLDPNKTSPFDFYQYWRNVDDADVIKCMRLLTFLPLEQIDEMATWEGSQLNKAKEILAYELTNLVHGEEEAKKAQEGARALFSGGADTAHMPTTELTDEDFVEEGTIDLITMLIKAGLVPTRSEGRRAIEQGGVSIDGEKITDIKHTVSKDTLTGDGVVLKRGKKKFNRVYAK; encoded by the coding sequence ATGACAGTATGGGAAGAATTGAAGGCCAGAGGCCTGATTGCCCAGGTAACAGATGAAGATGAAATCAAAGAAATGGTAAACAATGGAAAAGCAACATTTTATATCGGCTTTGACCCTACCGCTGATAGTCTTCATGTAGGACATTTTATGGCTCTTTGCCTGATGAAACGTCTGCAGATGGCAGGCAATCGTCCGATCGCACTTCTCGGTGGAGGTACCGGTATGATCGGAGATCCATCAGGAAGAACCGATATGCGTCAGATGATGACAAAAGAAACCATCCAGCACAATATTGACTGCTTCAAGAAACAGATGTCTCGTTTTATTGATTTTTCTGACGGAAAGGCACTGATGGTTAACAATGCGGACTGGCTTCTGAATCTGAATTATGTAGATCTGCTTCGTGATGTAGGCGCACATTTCTCAGTAAACCGTATGCTTACTGCTGAATGCTACAAACAGCGTATGGAAAGAGGACTTAGCTTCCTTGAATTCAACTACATGATCATGCAGAGTTATGACTTCTATATGTTATATCAGAAATACGGCTGCAACATGCAGTTTGGCGGTGATGATCAGTGGAGCAACATGCTCGGCGGTACAGAACTGATCCGTCGTAAACTTGGCAAAGATGCATACGCTATGACCATCACACTTCTTCTGAACTCAGAAGGCAAGAAGATGGGTAAGACACAGTCTGGTGCTGTATGGCTTGATCCGAACAAGACATCTCCATTTGATTTCTATCAGTATTGGAGAAATGTGGATGATGCAGACGTTATCAAATGCATGCGTCTTCTTACATTCCTTCCGCTTGAGCAGATCGACGAGATGGCAACATGGGAAGGAAGTCAGTTAAACAAAGCCAAAGAAATCCTTGCATATGAACTGACCAACCTGGTTCATGGTGAAGAAGAAGCCAAGAAAGCACAGGAAGGCGCAAGAGCACTTTTCTCTGGCGGAGCTGACACTGCACATATGCCGACCACAGAACTGACTGATGAAGACTTCGTAGAAGAAGGAACCATTGACCTTATTACCATGCTGATCAAAGCAGGTCTTGTTCCGACACGTTCTGAGGGGCGTCGTGCAATCGAGCAGGGTGGTGTTTCCATTGATGGTGAGAAGATCACAGACATCAAACACACGGTTTCCAAAGATACCCTTACAGGTGATGGAGTTGTCCTCAAGCGAGGCAAAAAGAAATTTAACAGAGTTTATGCCAAATAA
- a CDS encoding immunoglobulin-like domain-containing protein has product MSKKWVALLLVVCIGLAGGVGFMRMNADTEGPEIVFTSEAPSVYRSDMSNEELLTGVTATDRKDGDVSSSLTVESVYEIDDSHVAVTYTAKDNSNNITKQKYEMEMDPSDAGKASEDTSAFGEKTDNADSAATTGVDAEQSKNPEAADHAEENADVAAVEETPTPTPEVDEAAAEKEKQEAEANAMSDQNPRIYLKDYLIKVPVGTSVDLLSYVSEIKDDSDDVYTLWRKVQITGEVNSAVPGTYKCTYYVIDSQNNISNNAVLTVIVE; this is encoded by the coding sequence ATGTCCAAAAAATGGGTTGCACTTCTGCTCGTTGTATGTATTGGTCTCGCCGGAGGCGTAGGCTTTATGCGAATGAATGCAGATACAGAAGGACCAGAAATTGTATTTACCTCTGAAGCACCTTCTGTATATCGTTCTGATATGAGTAATGAAGAACTTCTGACCGGAGTGACTGCAACTGACCGGAAAGATGGAGACGTTTCATCTTCTCTAACAGTAGAATCCGTGTATGAGATTGATGACTCACATGTCGCTGTTACTTATACTGCAAAAGACAATTCCAATAACATCACCAAGCAGAAATATGAGATGGAAATGGATCCATCCGATGCCGGCAAAGCTTCTGAAGATACATCTGCTTTTGGAGAAAAAACCGATAATGCAGATTCTGCGGCGACAACTGGTGTAGATGCTGAGCAGAGTAAAAATCCAGAGGCTGCTGATCATGCAGAAGAGAATGCAGATGTTGCTGCTGTTGAGGAAACGCCAACTCCTACACCGGAAGTTGATGAGGCTGCAGCAGAAAAAGAAAAACAAGAAGCGGAAGCAAATGCTATGTCTGATCAGAATCCTAGAATTTATCTCAAGGATTATCTGATCAAGGTCCCTGTGGGAACCTCTGTAGATCTGTTGTCCTATGTCAGTGAGATCAAAGATGATTCCGATGATGTATATACGCTCTGGCGGAAGGTACAGATCACAGGTGAAGTTAATTCTGCAGTTCCGGGGACATACAAATGTACTTACTATGTAATCGACTCACAAAATAACATTTCCAACAATGCAGTACTGACTGTAATTGTTGAATAA